DNA from Pseudocitrobacter corydidari:
TCCTGCCTGATAGTCATTAAATCCAGTTAATGCGGAATATAGGGTAAGCGTATTATTTAATCCGTACTGGAAATTCGCCTGACCGAGTGTAGGTTTGTCGTGCAGGTCATCTTCGTCTACCTGACCTGCGGCAACACCATACAATGCCATCCCGGGATGTAGCAGTTGAACAACGGAATCGTAAGGGATTGACCAGGTTGATGTTCGACCGTCAGCTTCTTGCAAGGTTACAATAAGATCGTTACCTGTTCCTGCTGGATAGACATCCGTTAAGCTAAAGGGGCCGGGCGTGACGGTGGTTTGGTAAATGATATTGCCGTCCTGGCGGACCGTGACAAGGGCGTTAGTTTGTGCAACACCATTTACTACAGGGGCGTAGCTACGCATATTATCAGAGAACATTAAATCGTCAGTCTGTAAGCTTCCACCCAGCAGACGAATGGTGTCAAAGAAGGTCCCGTTAGTATTGAACTGCCCCATAGTTAACACAGATTTCATTGGCGCTATCGGACGGCGTAAATAAGTTTGGTTACTGGTCCATTTATTTTCACCGCTATTTTCATCCCAGGTATAGTTTCCGGAATGACGTAGTTGCCATCCCAGAGCTGAAAGACCTGCGTTGATCCCGAGGTAAGCGCTGGCCCCCTTATCATCACTATCTGATTTAAGAATATTATAATAGTTGGCGGTATAGCCCAGATTGAGACCCGGCACTCCTTGATCCCAGAATTGGGGCGGAATATAGCTGCCGCCGCTACCGTCGGTGAGTTGCTGCGGTACGCTAAAATCGAGACGCATGGCCGATGCGCTGAAGGTATCCTTAAGCGCAGGTTCGCTATTCCAATCGGCAAGTGTGCCACAAAATTTCTCATCACTACTTTTCGTCGAATTGAGTTTTTCAGGTGAGAGACCGAAGTTCTCAAGCATCTCTTTGGTATAGCAAATCAATGGCTTACCATCGGTGGTGCGATCAACGTGAACGTCATAACGACCTTTCCAGCTTTCATTGGTGTAAACGTCTACCGAGTAAACGCCTGGTTTGAAGGCCAGCGCATCAAATCGTTTCAGGCTGGCTTGCTGTTGGCTACCCACGATAAAACTATTATCAAATTCATAATCCGTTGCGCCCTCACCAGTGCCTGATTGTTCAGCACGACAAAAGCCGGACCCAAGACAGAATAGGGTCATCAGACCGCCAACCTGCCAGGCTGTGACTCGCCAATGCTCCATGAGATTCCGCCCTGAAAAAAGAGAATTCTCCGGCTGTTGCCGGTGCCTGTTTGTTATAAAACGTTGGCATTAACCCGCAGTCGCTTTACTTTTTGCTAGTGCACCGTAGTCATTAATCTCTTCCAGCATCAACTTCTCTCCAGTGTGGACAGTTTGCCGCAAAGAAATGGTTTGTGATGATTGTGGTGCAAGCATGACGGCATCTAAATTAATAGGTTCACCACCGTCTGGACTAATGGTGGCGACCGTAATATAGAATGGCGTTGGATTCGTCATTGTTAATGAACTGCCAGCAGGTTGCAGTTTGATTTTTTCTATTGCTGATGACCGACCGGAGAGTGAGTCTGGGCGATAAATGAGCTTAAACCGGGAACGGACTGCCATTTTAAAAAGACCTGCGCCTTCTGGGGCTTTATCAGCCTTAGATGAGCCAGGTATATCCAGCACATTAAGCCACCAGATCGATTCTTTTGTTTGCGAGAGGCGGCTACCAGGGTTCAGTTTAATACGAATAACCTGACCGCTATGTGGGTCGATGCGTGAAACGGGAGGATTAATAATAAATGGTGTAGATATTTTATCTGGTGTGGCTTCAGGATCCCCGTCATCGAGCCAAACCTGGGCCAATGAGGGGCGGTCAGCAGTATTAGATAATTGAACTGTCACTTCTTTATCATTTTCTTTATATATGAAACGTGTTCCATTGACGATAATACTATCGGCGAAGGCAGGAATTGATAATAATAATCCACTGAGTGCAGCAACGAATTTCATAATCACCCTCATGCATTTTTATATCATCTTATTGTCATTGCTTTTGTACATGAAATAAAAGTGGCGGCGTACCGCCACTTTTTTGGATATTACTCGTAGAAAATCTGATAGGTTGCGTTTGCAGAAACGTGACCACCCGTTGGGTTGCCGCTACCGGCTGGGCTCACGTAGCTAACCTGGTATTTGTAGACATCCCAGGTGCCATCGTTGAGATCACGAGCTTTACCCGCGTCAGACCCGGGTTTGATAATTGAATTACTACCAGGGTTAGTCAGCGCGAAGGCTACGTTAGCGGCGCCTGTATTATCTGTATTTTTCAGATAGCCAGGGTTGCCAGAGCCGTAGAGGCCGGAAGAACCGGTCCATTTCACTTTACGTGTGAAGGTACCATGTTTTCCATCCGGGTCACCGCAGTCTTTCAGATTGATACTGAAGTCAGTGCGGTTAACCAGATCGCCTTTTGTTGAAAGGGCTGAAGTACGAACAGAGTTCAGATAAATAGTATTGCTGCCATCTTTCACGCCAACAACTTTAATTTTGCACGATCCGGTATATACATCACCATCAAATAACAGCGTCCCCCCCGTGCCGGTGGTTGTGTCATCACCACCACCACCACCTGGGTGATAACCCGCTGACTCCACTACATCATCGCCTGCATATGCTGCCACACTGCCACCCAATAAAGCCGCGGTAACCATCAAACCCAGATATATCTTTTTCATGTGCGTATCCTGTTACTGTGTTGTTTAGTAGGACATTCGAATTACAATGATAAAGACGTGCACAGCTTCCTCTCTTCAGGGATTAAATAACCCGACAGGATTATTTAATCTCTCCTGCGATGAATGCTGCCCGCTAATAGTGGGCAACCGAAGCGGTATTGCATCTAATACCTTTTTCGTATTTTCCGCCGGTTTTGGTGACAAAATAGTATGACTCTATTGAACTGGCGGCAATTTTAGTGAGTGAAACACAGGGCTGATGATATTGAATGACGGTTTGTAATGTGCGCTTGCTCTCTTTTTTATGGACCAGATATGTAAACTTTATTGGTATGACAAATTACAGCCGAAAGTGAATGCCTTGTCAGGTGGTTGCTGTAATTTCTGCGATGGTAGTTTTCATTTTTAGCATTACTGGAAGAGCGGTTTACATAAATACCCGAACGATACCATCCATTCAGAAGTGCCTCTTCTATTCATATGTTATCTAAATGACTCTTTGAGTAAGATGGCTTGTTATTTATATCTTAAGTTAATGGGGTTGTTATTTTTTATTTGATTGACTGATGATAAAAGTGACATTCAGGGCAGTATCATGTAGTGAGCATGGTAAAAGAAAGGGTAGAGATTGTTTTTCCCATGCTGTTGTGTGACTTTAACAAAAGTGGTCTTTTTATTATTTAATTTATTGGTGAGTGTTATGAATGGAAAGATTTTTTGTGGCGTATTATTCTCATTTTTTCTTAGCGGATGTGGAGACAACAACACGCCTACGGATGAAGTATTAAAAGAACAAGTGAGTAAGCAGTATAATGGTCTTTTGATGCTGGATAAAATAGAGGTAAAAGAAACATCCGTAAATGGTAACAACCGTGTTTATGCTGCCGATGGTACTCTGTTGATGACGTATGATTTGTATAAGACAGTTGCGTCTTTGGATAATCACGTCGTGGTGAAGAAATCCTGGGATAAAGGACAGGATATAAAATTTTCTGCGACGATAAACAGTGTTGGGACAAAAGATACCGGGTGGAGTACACGGTTTTCATCCCTGCAAATGTCTGTTAATCCAGAGGGTAAGCCCATCCGCGACATAGCTTCTAACAGTAAATATATTATTGCTGGTAGCTCAGGCTTTGATGATAAAATCAAAACAATAGAAAAAGAGTTTCTCGGAAAGAAAAATAAAGTCGATGAGCTTAATAAGAAGTCAGAGGATATCACAAACGATATTTTAAAAGTTTCCAGTGAAATAGATGGTTATTGGGGGCGGTCTGAAAGTGGTGCCATTCATTCCAGATATGTGACTGTTCGTGAAATAAGCAAGGAAAAAGAAGAGTTTAATAAAATCTATGCTCCCTATGTTTTCGAAAGGAAATATAATGAGGAAGTGTTTGAGCCTGCGATGAAAGCTAGAAGAGAAAAGTTAAATAAATATCGCCCCAGTGATTTTGATGACATTCGAGCAGAAAAAAGAAAAGTTCTTGAAACGTACCGAGAAGAGTATTCGATTAAAATCAATGCGTTAAATGATAAAATTAGTGCAAAAGTAAAATCACTCGACGAGGGGTTCCAGGCGTTAACGGCCAAAAAACGTAGCCTTGAACAGCAAAAGTTTGAAATTAGTAATGAAGTTCGCAATATCAATTACCAGTATGAGAATTGGCTGGAGTTCTCCGATAAATTACAAAAAAATAAAGTTGATTGATTATTCTTCGTAGTCTTATTCAACTGTTGCATGAGCGTCATGGCGCAACTTCCAGAACCCGCCGGTCAGGCGGGTTCTGAATATTACAGTAAGCGCATTAGCTGGCGCTGATGATAACGACCAAGCAGCAATACCGTGGTTAATGCCCCGAGAAGGGCGCAAAACATGTCTGATTGCGTATCCCACGGATCGCCCTGAGTCCCCAGAAAGTCATCCGCGCCCTGGCCCATTGCCAGCGCCGCCCACCACTCGATCAATTCATAGGCTGCACTGATGGCCAAAGCGATACAGCAGACCAGAAAACCGACCATTTTACGCCCGCGCACGTAGCCACCGCGCAGTAAAATCTCTCGCGCCGCCAGTGCCGGAACCAGCCCCTGGAAAAAGTGGCCCAGTTTGTCGTAAGGATTGCGGCTCAGGTTAAACATCTCCTGCACGTCGAAGCCGATGGGCACTTTGGCGTAGGTGTACATGCCGCCGCCGATCAGAATAAGCGCGTGGAAAAAGATAAGCGTATAAAGGAGGGGCGTCAGCGGGTAGCGGCGATGCGTGGCCAATAGCAGCGGCACAATGATAATGACCGGGGTGACCTCCATGAGCCAGGTTGTGCAGTCAGCGGTAAAGAGGCCGGTGTAAATCAGGGCAAGCAACAGGATCAGCGCGCCGCCTTTGAGTGTCGATGAGAGTGCGGTGGATGTCATACTCGTCTTCTGTCTCAGTCAAAAAAGCACTATCGCCTGCTGGCGTGCGAAATTCAATGTTATCGGGTGTACGTTTTCGTCACTTCCTGCGCCATTGCCGTAAATGCCTTCACGGCGGCCGTTCTCCACGCGCCTTTGCGTAGCATCAGCGCGGCGGTTCGTTCCAGCAGCTGCGGCGTCAGTGAAACCGCTTTTAATCCCTCATTTTGCGCGGCGATTGGCGATGGAAGCAGGGTGGCGAGCGTTGTGCGGCGCACCAGTTCCAGAATGGCATTGATAGAGTTTGCTTCGATTACTATCTGCGGATGCAGATCTCTTTGGCGGCAATAGCGATCAATTTGTTCGCGGGTAGCAAATTCTTCGCTCAGTAAAACGAGTCGTTCATTATTCAGATGCGATAACGCAACGCTCGCCTGTTGCGCCAGAGGATGGCTTTCGGACACCACCAACGCAAGGGATTCCTTCAGTAGCGGTAGTGCGTCAATGTCCGCCGAATGAACATCATCAAACGCGATGCCGATATCCAGTTCATCGTTGAGCAGCAGCTCTTCCATTTTTTCCTGCGACATCTCCTGTAACGCAAGGGTGATATTGGGATAGCGCGCGTAAAACCTCGCCATTAGCGGCCCGATAAGCCACGACGTAAACGTGGGGGTAACGGCGACACGCAGTGAGCCACGGCTCAAATCCTCAACGTCATGAATTGCCCGCTTTCCCTCTTCCAGCGATCTCAGCGCATTTTTTGCGTAACCCAACCAGGCTTCGCCAGCATCGGTGAGCTGAATATGGCGACCACTGCGATCGAACAGTTGCGCGCCAAGTGACTCTTCAAGCTGTCTGATTTGCTGAGAAAGCGCGGGCTGCGAAACGTGAAGCGCCGTGGCGGCACGGGTAAAGCCGCGATGCTCAGCGACGGCCAAAAAGTAGTGAATATGTCGTAACAGCATCATCTTTCCCATAAGTATTACCAATAGACTTTATTATAAATGAGTCTTTTATCTTATGGAACGTAGCGAGTAGCCTGTGTCCATTCCATAGTGAGACAGAGGAACAATCGTGAAAGAGATTATTGATGGCTTTTTGAAATTTCAGCGCAGCGTCTTTCCAGAACGCGCCGACCTTTTCAGAACGCTGGCAAACCAGCAAAACCCACGCGCCCTTTTTATCTCGTGTTCAGACAGCCGCCTGGTGCCGGAGCTGGTAACGCAGCGTGAGCCTGGCGATCTGTTTGTCATCCGTAACGCGGGCAATATTGTTCCTTCTTATGGCCCGGAGCCGGGAGGCGTCACCGCCTCGGTGGAGTACGCCGTGTCGGTTTTAAAAGTGAAAGACATTGTTATATGTGGTCACTCTGACTGCGGGGCCATGACGGCCATCGCCGGATGCCATTGTCTGGACAGTATGCCCGCCGTCAGCCACTGGCTGCGCTACGCCGATTCAGCCCGCGTGGTGAATGAATCACGCGCACATATTTCATTGCAGGCGAAAACCGCCTCAATGGTGCGTGAGAACGTCATTGCACAGCTGGCCAATATTCAGACTCACCCGTCAGTACGCCTGGCGCTGGAAGAGGGGCGGATGGCATTGCACGGCTGGGTTTACGACATCGAACGTGGCGATATTGCCGCTTACCACGGTGCCAGCGGGCAGTTTGTCTCGCTTGCCGAAAATCCAAATACCTGCGCGATGCCGCTTCGCAGCCTCACCGCAGCTTAATTTTTTCTCTCTATACAGGAGGTTCCATCATGATCCACGCACAAATTAACCGCGATATTCGCCTCAGTCTGGCTGACCAGATTCTGCTTATCAAAGCGAAAAAAGATCTGACCTTTGCACAACTCACCGATGGTACGGGGTTATCTGAAGCTTTTGTTACCGCAGCCTTACTGGGGCAGCATGCACTGCCGGCTGATGCGGCGCGCCTGGTCGGTGAAAAGCTCTCACTGGATGAAGATGCGGTGCTGCTTCTGCAAATGATCCCACTGCGCGGAAGTATTGACGATCGCGTACCCACTGATCCGACCATTTATCGCTTCTATGAAATCCTGCAGGTCTATGGCTCTACGCTGAAGGTGCTGGTGCATGAGAAATTTGGCGACGGCATTATCAGCGCCATTAACTTCAAACTGGATGTCCAAAAAGTGGCTGACCCGGAAGGCGGTGAACGCGCGGTGATCACGCTTGATGGCAAATATCTGCCGACAAAACCTTTCTAAACCTGAGTAAAGCCTGGCGCGTGATCCGCGCCGGGCTCAAAGAACAATATGAATCAATCTTCTCGTGCGGGTTTGATGCTCCTGGTGTTGGTGCTGATTGGCCTGAATATGCGTCCGTTACTCACGTCGATTGGGCCTTTACTCCCGCAATTACGCGCTGCCAGCGGCATGAGTTTTACCGTGGCTTCCCTTCTTACCGCATTACCGATGGTCGCGATGGGCGGACTGGCGTTGGCGGGGGGCTGGATCACTCGTCATATTCGCGAGCGTGATAGCGTAGCGATCGGTCTGTTGATGATCATCATCGGAGCGCTGCTACGCGAGCTGGCGCCTCACAGCGTCGTGCTGCTGAGTAGCGCGCTGCTGGGGGGAATCGGCATTGGTGTTATTCAGGTTGTGATGCCAACGGTTATCAAGCGCCAGTTTCAACGTCGTATGCCGCAGGTTATGGGACTCTGGTCTGCTGCATTGATGGGCGGCGGTGGCTTGGGCGCGGCGTTAACGCCGTGGATCGCGGGTCAGAGTGAAATCTGGCACAGCTCACTGGCGTGGTGGGCGGTGCCTGCAATTATCGCCTTAATTGGCTGGTGGCCGCAGAGCCGACTTTCCCCAGAGACAGGCCAACGAAACGCACAGAGCGCAATTCGTATCATCCGCAATCCCCGCGCGTGGACCCTGGGGCTCTATTTTGGCGTGATTAATGGCGGCTATGGCAGCCTGATTGCCTGGTTACCTCCTTATTATATGCAACTGGGAAATAGCGCACAGTTTAGCGGTACGCTGCTGGCGTTGATGACCGTCGGACAAACGGCGGGCGCGCTGCTGCTACCTATGCTGGCACGGCATGAGGATCGGCGGCGATTGCTGCTGCTGGCGCTGGCCTTGCAAATGATAGGTTTCCTCGGCTTTATTCTCTGGCCGGCACATCTTTCAGTGCTGTGGGCGATCGCGTGTGGAGTAGGTCTTGGTGGTGCTTTCCCGCTTTGCCTGGTGCTGGCGCTCGATCATGCCGGGCATCCGGTTATTTCCGGAAAGCTGGTGGCGTTTATGCAGGGGATCGGTTTTATTATCGCCGGACTGTCTCCCTATCTTTCTGGGATATTGCGTAGCCTGAGCGGGGATTTTGTCGTCGATTGGGTATTTCATGCGTGCTGTGTTGTCGGATTAATGCTGCTGACGCTGCGTTTTGTCCCGTCACGCTATCCGCAGGAGTGGGCTGCAACAGAGTAGGGCTGTGTCTGTTATTCAGCAAAATGCACTTCTTTGTGGATAACTCTGTGGTTAAGTGGGTATAAGGCGGGGTTTTGCTGTGGAATGCAGCAGTCAGTGAATTAGCTGCAAATTAGGGGTTGCAGGTTCGGCGTAACTCCCTATAATGCGCTCCCACTGACACGGCAGATGTGAATCACTTCACACTAACAGCCGCTTCGGTTGAAGAGAAAAATCCTGAAAATCAGGGTTGACTCTGAAAGAGGAAAGCGTATTATGCGCACCTCGCAACGGTGAGCTTCACGCCGCGTTGCACTGCTCTTTAACAATTTATCAGACAATCTGTGTGGGCACTCAATGATACGGATTCTTAACGTCGCAAGACGATAAATGAATACCAAGTCTCTGAGTGAACACGTAATTCATTACGAAGTTTAATTCACGAGCATCAAACTTAAATTGAAGAGTTTGATCATGGCTCAGATTGAACGCTGGCGGCAGGCCTAACACATGCAAGTCGAACGGTAACAGAAAGCAGCTTGCTGCTTTGCTGACGAGTGGCGGACGGGTGAGTAATGTCTGGGAAACTGCCTGATGGAGGGGGATAACTACTGGAAACGGTAGCTAATACCGCATAACGTCGCAAGACCAAAGAGGGGGACCTTCGGGCCTCTTGCCATCGGATGTGCCCAGATGGGATTAGCTAGTAGGTGGGGTAACGGCTCACCTAGGCGACGATCCCTAGCTGGTCTGAGAGGATGACCAGCCACACTGGAACTGAGACACGGTCCAGACTCCTACGGGAGGCAGCAGTGGGGAATATTGCACAATGGGCGCAAGCCTGATGCAGCCATGCCGCGTGTATGAAGAAGGCCTTCGGGTTGTAAAGTACTTTCAGCGAGGAGGAAGGTGTTGTGGTTAATAACCACAGCAATTGACGTTACTCGCAGAAGAAGCACCGGCTAACTCCGTGCCAGCAGCCGCGGTAATACGGAGGGTGCAAGCGTTAATCGGAATTACTGGGCGTAAAGCGCACGCAGGCGGTTTGTTAAGTCAGATGTGAAATCCCCGGGCTCAACCTGGGAACTGCATTTGAAACTGGCAAGCTTGAGTCTCGTAGAGGGGGGTAGAATTCCAGGTGTAGCGGTGAAATGCGTAGAGATCTGGAGGAATACCGGTGGCGAAGGCGGCCCCCTGGACGAAGACTGACGCTCAGGTGCGAAAGCGTGGGGAGCAAACAGGATTAGATACCCTGGTAGTCCACGCTGTAAACGATGTCGACTTGGAGGTTGTGCCCTTGAGGCGTGGCTTCCGGAGCTAACGCGTTAAGTCGACCGCCTGGGGAGTACGGCCGCAAGGTTAAAACTCAAATGAATTGACGGGGGCCCGCACAAGCGGTGGAGCATGTGGTTTAATTCGATGCAACGCGAAGAACCTTACCTACTCTTGACATCCACGGAACTTTTCAGAGATGAATTGGTGCCTTCGGGAACCGTGAGACAGGTGCTGCATGGCTGTCGTCAGCTCGTGTTGTGAAATGTTGGGTTAAGTCCCGCAACGAGCGCAACCCTTATCCTTTGTTGCCAGCGGTTCGGCCGGGAACTCAAAGGAGACTGCCAGTGATAAACTGGAGGAAGGTGGGGATGACGTCAAGTCATCATGGCCCTTACGAGTAGGGCTACACACGTGCTACAATGGCATATACAAAGAGAAGCGACCTCGCGAGAGCAAGCGGACCTCATAAAGTATGTCGTAGTCCGGATTGGAGTCTGCAACTCGACTCCATGAAGTCGGAATCGCTAGTAATCGTAGATCAGAATGCTACGGTGAATACGTTCCCGGGCCTTGTACACACCGCCCGTCACACCATGGGAGTGGGTTGCAAAAGAAGTAGGTAGCTTAACCTTCGGGAGGGCGCTTACCACTTTGTGATTCATGACTGGGGTGAAGTCGTAACAAGGTAACCGTAGGGGAACCTGCGGTTGGATCACCTCCTTACCTTAAAGAACCGTTCCTTGAAGTGCTCACACAAATTGTCTGATAAATGATGAACTTCTGAATGTACTTTCGAGTGCATTAAGAAGTTTTGCTCTTTAAAAATCTGGATCAAGCTGAAAATTGAAACGACACACTTTAAGTGTGTTCGAGTCTCTCAAATTTTCGCAACACGATGGTGTTTTACGAAACATCTTCGGGTTGTGAGGTTAAGCGACTAAGCGTACACGGTGGATGCCCTGGCAGTCAGAGGCGATGAAGGACGTGCTAATCTGCGATAAGCGTCGGTAAGGTGATATGAACCGTTATAACCGGCGATTTCCGAATGGGGAAACCCAGTGTGATTCGTCACACTATCATTACGTGAATACATAGCGTAATGAAGCGAACCGGGGGAACTGAAACATCTAAGTACCCCGAGGAAAAGAAATCAACCGAGATTCCCCCAGTAGCGGCGAGCGAACGGGGAGCAGCCCAGAGTCTGAATCAGCATGTGTGTTAGTGGAAGCGTCTGGAAAGTCGCACGATACAGGGTGAAAGTCCCGTACACCAAAATGCACATGTTGTGAACTCGAAGAGTAGGGCGGGACACGTGGTATCCTGTCTGAATATGGGGGGACCATCCTCCAAGGCTAAATACTCCTGACTGACCGATAGTGAACCAGTACCGTGAGGGAAAGGCGAAAAGAACCCCGGCGAGGGGAGTGAAAAAGAACCTGAAACCGTGTACGTACAAGCAGTGGGAGCCTACTTGTTAGGTGACTGCGTACCTTTTGTATAATGGGTCAGCGACTTATATTCTGTAGCAAGGTTAACCGAATAGGGGAGCCG
Protein-coding regions in this window:
- the cynR gene encoding transcriptional regulator CynR, with translation MLLRHIHYFLAVAEHRGFTRAATALHVSQPALSQQIRQLEESLGAQLFDRSGRHIQLTDAGEAWLGYAKNALRSLEEGKRAIHDVEDLSRGSLRVAVTPTFTSWLIGPLMARFYARYPNITLALQEMSQEKMEELLLNDELDIGIAFDDVHSADIDALPLLKESLALVVSESHPLAQQASVALSHLNNERLVLLSEEFATREQIDRYCRQRDLHPQIVIEANSINAILELVRRTTLATLLPSPIAAQNEGLKAVSLTPQLLERTAALMLRKGAWRTAAVKAFTAMAQEVTKTYTR
- a CDS encoding molecular chaperone gives rise to the protein MKFVAALSGLLLSIPAFADSIIVNGTRFIYKENDKEVTVQLSNTADRPSLAQVWLDDGDPEATPDKISTPFIINPPVSRIDPHSGQVIRIKLNPGSRLSQTKESIWWLNVLDIPGSSKADKAPEGAGLFKMAVRSRFKLIYRPDSLSGRSSAIEKIKLQPAGSSLTMTNPTPFYITVATISPDGGEPINLDAVMLAPQSSQTISLRQTVHTGEKLMLEEINDYGALAKSKATAG
- a CDS encoding fimbrial protein, with product MKKIYLGLMVTAALLGGSVAAYAGDDVVESAGYHPGGGGGDDTTTGTGGTLLFDGDVYTGSCKIKVVGVKDGSNTIYLNSVRTSALSTKGDLVNRTDFSINLKDCGDPDGKHGTFTRKVKWTGSSGLYGSGNPGYLKNTDNTGAANVAFALTNPGSNSIIKPGSDAGKARDLNDGTWDVYKYQVSYVSPAGSGNPTGGHVSANATYQIFYE
- a CDS encoding DUF2238 domain-containing protein, encoding MTSTALSSTLKGGALILLLALIYTGLFTADCTTWLMEVTPVIIIVPLLLATHRRYPLTPLLYTLIFFHALILIGGGMYTYAKVPIGFDVQEMFNLSRNPYDKLGHFFQGLVPALAAREILLRGGYVRGRKMVGFLVCCIALAISAAYELIEWWAALAMGQGADDFLGTQGDPWDTQSDMFCALLGALTTVLLLGRYHQRQLMRLL
- a CDS encoding DUF1202 family protein — translated: MNGKIFCGVLFSFFLSGCGDNNTPTDEVLKEQVSKQYNGLLMLDKIEVKETSVNGNNRVYAADGTLLMTYDLYKTVASLDNHVVVKKSWDKGQDIKFSATINSVGTKDTGWSTRFSSLQMSVNPEGKPIRDIASNSKYIIAGSSGFDDKIKTIEKEFLGKKNKVDELNKKSEDITNDILKVSSEIDGYWGRSESGAIHSRYVTVREISKEKEEFNKIYAPYVFERKYNEEVFEPAMKARREKLNKYRPSDFDDIRAEKRKVLETYREEYSIKINALNDKISAKVKSLDEGFQALTAKKRSLEQQKFEISNEVRNINYQYENWLEFSDKLQKNKVD
- a CDS encoding carbonic anhydrase, whose translation is MKEIIDGFLKFQRSVFPERADLFRTLANQQNPRALFISCSDSRLVPELVTQREPGDLFVIRNAGNIVPSYGPEPGGVTASVEYAVSVLKVKDIVICGHSDCGAMTAIAGCHCLDSMPAVSHWLRYADSARVVNESRAHISLQAKTASMVRENVIAQLANIQTHPSVRLALEEGRMALHGWVYDIERGDIAAYHGASGQFVSLAENPNTCAMPLRSLTAA
- the cynS gene encoding cyanase — translated: MIHAQINRDIRLSLADQILLIKAKKDLTFAQLTDGTGLSEAFVTAALLGQHALPADAARLVGEKLSLDEDAVLLLQMIPLRGSIDDRVPTDPTIYRFYEILQVYGSTLKVLVHEKFGDGIISAINFKLDVQKVADPEGGERAVITLDGKYLPTKPF
- a CDS encoding cyanate transporter yields the protein MNQSSRAGLMLLVLVLIGLNMRPLLTSIGPLLPQLRAASGMSFTVASLLTALPMVAMGGLALAGGWITRHIRERDSVAIGLLMIIIGALLRELAPHSVVLLSSALLGGIGIGVIQVVMPTVIKRQFQRRMPQVMGLWSAALMGGGGLGAALTPWIAGQSEIWHSSLAWWAVPAIIALIGWWPQSRLSPETGQRNAQSAIRIIRNPRAWTLGLYFGVINGGYGSLIAWLPPYYMQLGNSAQFSGTLLALMTVGQTAGALLLPMLARHEDRRRLLLLALALQMIGFLGFILWPAHLSVLWAIACGVGLGGAFPLCLVLALDHAGHPVISGKLVAFMQGIGFIIAGLSPYLSGILRSLSGDFVVDWVFHACCVVGLMLLTLRFVPSRYPQEWAATE